In the genome of Candidatus Neomarinimicrobiota bacterium, the window ATCGAGCAACCATCCGCGGTTTATGACTCTTCTTATGGAACTCAAGCGAAGAGGCGGGAAAATCATCGTGATAAACCCGTTTAAGGAACTCGGGTTGCAACGTTTCAAGGTTCCGAGCGACGCTCGTTCGATGCTTTTCGGAACCGAAATCGCCGATTTGTATCTCCAGCCGCACTGCGGGGGTGATTTAGCGTTTTTGAAAGCAGCAGCGGTTTATTTATGGCAAAACGGCATGGTAGATAAAAAATTCATAATGAATAACTGCGAAGATGAAAATGAATTTCGTTCGGATCTGGAATCCGTCAATGCCGGATCGCTGTTAGAAAAATCGGGGATATCGTTAAGGGATCTAAATTCATTTTGTGAGTTGATCGGAAATTCGGAAAACACGATCTTTGCCTGGGCGATGGGAGTAACGCACCACATGCACGGAGTGGATACGGTACGCGCTATCACCAACCTGGCTCTCATAAGGGGCATGATCGGGAAAGAAGGCGCCGGACTCCTGCCACTGCGCGGGCACAGCAACGTGCAGGGGATAGGAACCGTGGGTGTCGTTCCGAAGCTCAAACCGGAAATCGCCGACGCAATCTCTTCAACAATGAACTTCGACCTGCCATCGGATCAGGGGAAAGACACGTTCGCATGCATGGAAGCCGCTTACAGAGGAGAGATGGATTTTGCAATTTTAATCGGCGGAAATCTATACGGCGCAAATCCTAATCAGAAACGGGCTTCCGAATCACTCAAAAAAATCGAATTCACGACATTCTTGAGCACAACCTTAAATTTGGGTCACGTTCATGGACATGGTAAAAATTCGTTAATTCTTCCTGTTCTCGCCAGGGATGAAGAAAAACAGAGTACGACTCAGGAAAGCATGTTCAGCTACGTCCGGCTTTCGTCCGGCAGAGCGAATCCGCCTGACAGGGAGCTGCTCTCTGAGTCGGAGATAATAACTCACGCAGGTGAAAAGCTTTTCGGTAATGATCCGATCCCATGGAATTCTCTCAGAGATCATGAAAATATCCGCAGCTTCATCTCCAGGACAATACCGGACTTGAATAAACTTGATAAAATTTCGGCTGGAAACGAGTTCACGATTCCCGGACGCATCAAGCATAAACCGTTGTTTAATACTCCCACCGGTAAGGCAAAACTTGCTGTTGTCGTCCCGCACGATCCCCGTCCGGAAAGCGGGAAATTTAACCTGATGACATTCCGCTCGGAGGGTCAGTTCAATACTATCGTTTACGAAGAAGAAGACGTATTCCGGGGAGTGAAGCACCGGGATGTCATATTCATGAACAACAATGACATCCTGCAAAACGGTTTATCAGCCGGCGCGCATGTCTGGGTTGAAAGCGATATTGGAAAAATGAGCGTTGAATTAGTGGAAGGTCCGATAAGGGAGGGTAACGTCGCAATGTACTACCCGGAAGCAAATCAAGTCGTCACAGGCGAGATCGACCCGCAGTCGAAAACCCCCTCTTTTAAAAGAACCTCCGTCAGAATTTATACTTAAAATTTACGGTGTGCTTTTGATTCGATTTCCTGATCGGTTGAGTCTTCCAATTCCGATTTTCTGTTTACGTTCCTGAACGGTTTTTCATCATCGAATGAAACTGTTTTGATTCGACTGACCTCCAACCAGCCTTTTACCGAATTATTATTCTCAATTGACAGTTTTAGTGCTGGAATTCCGGAACTGTGATAGCACGCCACCATAGGTTGGAGTCCACCCCGGGGGGATGACGCTACTATTGCCGAAATATCATCTTCCGATGTGTTATCTATCGTATCCAATAAAGATTTTATTATATCTCTGTTTAAAAACGGCATGTCACACGCTAAAAACAGGCCCCAACCGTCCGCATCTTCCAAACCTCGTAATATGCCCGCAAGCGGAGTTTGTATATTCAGACTATCCTCCAAAACAGGGATATTCAAGTCAGAAAAATCACTTTTTGACTTGGATATGATAT includes:
- a CDS encoding molybdenum cofactor guanylyltransferase produces the protein MIKKVRSDIPAYILAGGDSIRFGENKALYIYRGTPLIKHLINSVEPLVSSLNIISKSKSDFSDLNIPVLEDSLNIQTPLAGILRGLEDADGWGLFLACDMPFLNRDIIKSLLDTIDNTSEDDISAIVASSPRGGLQPMVACYHSSGIPALKLSIENNNSVKGWLEVSRIKTVSFDDEKPFRNVNRKSELEDSTDQEIESKAHRKF
- a CDS encoding FdhF/YdeP family oxidoreductase; translation: MLKHRLKSAGGWHSIFYTFSMAKKVGGIRKLYRALRNPNTCKACALGMGGHSGGMIDESGHSFQVCKKSMQAQAQDMQPAIDKDFFSTNSLDDLEKMSGHELESLGRLAYPLYLSEGKSHFEPFSWEDALNILTDKWRSSDVSRSFFYTSGRSSIEAGFLIQLIARQWGTNNINSCSYYCHQASGVGLSQSLGSGTSTVDLEDVGRSDLLILIGANPSSNHPRFMTLLMELKRRGGKIIVINPFKELGLQRFKVPSDARSMLFGTEIADLYLQPHCGGDLAFLKAAAVYLWQNGMVDKKFIMNNCEDENEFRSDLESVNAGSLLEKSGISLRDLNSFCELIGNSENTIFAWAMGVTHHMHGVDTVRAITNLALIRGMIGKEGAGLLPLRGHSNVQGIGTVGVVPKLKPEIADAISSTMNFDLPSDQGKDTFACMEAAYRGEMDFAILIGGNLYGANPNQKRASESLKKIEFTTFLSTTLNLGHVHGHGKNSLILPVLARDEEKQSTTQESMFSYVRLSSGRANPPDRELLSESEIITHAGEKLFGNDPIPWNSLRDHENIRSFISRTIPDLNKLDKISAGNEFTIPGRIKHKPLFNTPTGKAKLAVVVPHDPRPESGKFNLMTFRSEGQFNTIVYEEEDVFRGVKHRDVIFMNNNDILQNGLSAGAHVWVESDIGKMSVELVEGPIREGNVAMYYPEANQVVTGEIDPQSKTPSFKRTSVRIYT